Proteins encoded in a region of the Paenibacillus sp. W2I17 genome:
- a CDS encoding ABC transporter ATP-binding protein, which translates to MFKAFIEPFRQPPPPIDPETLRSGGGRKPKARAKNWSGTLGRIWAYLARRKVKLSMVLLMVFASSALALLGPYMVGVAVDDFIAGEAGASWTRFLIGLTAVYVLFSLTSWLQNIWMIEIAQETVFRMRYDLFSHLHKLPIPFFGKRQQGEIMSRVTNDIENVSGTLNSSAIQIFSSVLTLLGTFGVMLWLSPLLTLLTFIVVPLMAIGMRWITRRTGPLFKERQRNLGELNGYIEETLSGQRIIKAFSQEERVIRGFEERNTRIRISGFWAQTISGFIPKLMNGLNNLSFAIVAGIGGFLAIQGSVTVGVIIIFVEYARQFTRPLNDLANQWNTLLSAIAGAERVFEVLDEDEEAKDEGAAVSLDKVEGAVRFEKVSFGYDEGRNILHDISFEAKPGEMIALVGPTGAGKTTLIQLLSRFYDPTGGTLTVDGRDMTTIRRENLRSHMAFVLQDSFLFQGTIRENIRFGRLDATDEEVEAASRLANAHSFIVRMKDGYDKVLQADGSGISQGQKQLLAIARAILADPSILVLDEATSSIDTVTEIKIQEGLQRLMQGRTSFVIAHRLNTIRQADRILVLKDGHLLEQGSHDALLEQGGFYSELYYSQLRKKAQ; encoded by the coding sequence ATGTTCAAAGCATTCATTGAGCCTTTCCGTCAGCCGCCACCGCCGATTGATCCGGAGACGTTACGATCAGGTGGTGGTCGCAAACCCAAGGCACGGGCGAAGAATTGGTCAGGTACGCTAGGTCGTATCTGGGCCTATCTGGCACGTCGCAAGGTTAAGCTGTCCATGGTACTGTTGATGGTGTTTGCCAGTTCCGCACTCGCTTTGCTTGGCCCCTACATGGTGGGGGTGGCCGTAGATGATTTCATCGCGGGCGAAGCCGGCGCAAGCTGGACTCGGTTTCTGATTGGATTAACCGCAGTGTACGTTTTGTTCTCTCTTACGTCTTGGTTACAAAATATATGGATGATCGAAATTGCACAGGAAACTGTGTTCCGCATGCGGTATGATCTGTTCTCCCATCTGCACAAGCTGCCGATTCCATTCTTCGGTAAACGCCAGCAGGGTGAGATTATGAGCCGGGTGACCAATGATATCGAGAATGTGAGCGGTACGTTGAACAGCTCGGCGATTCAGATTTTCTCAAGTGTATTAACGCTGCTCGGAACGTTTGGGGTTATGCTCTGGCTCAGCCCGTTGCTGACCCTGCTTACCTTTATCGTTGTGCCTCTGATGGCCATCGGCATGCGTTGGATAACGCGCAGAACGGGACCGCTCTTCAAGGAGCGGCAGCGCAATCTCGGTGAACTTAACGGTTACATCGAAGAGACGTTATCCGGCCAGCGGATCATTAAGGCATTCTCTCAAGAGGAACGGGTGATTCGCGGTTTTGAGGAACGGAATACCCGCATCCGGATTTCCGGTTTCTGGGCACAAACCATCTCTGGTTTTATCCCGAAACTGATGAATGGATTGAACAACCTGAGCTTTGCGATTGTCGCGGGCATCGGTGGTTTTCTGGCGATTCAGGGTTCCGTTACGGTTGGGGTGATTATTATCTTTGTAGAATATGCCCGTCAATTCACCCGTCCGCTGAATGATTTGGCGAACCAGTGGAATACGTTATTGTCCGCGATTGCGGGGGCTGAGCGTGTATTCGAGGTGCTGGATGAAGATGAGGAAGCGAAGGATGAAGGGGCAGCGGTATCTCTGGACAAGGTAGAGGGAGCCGTTCGCTTCGAGAAAGTATCCTTTGGATACGATGAAGGCCGTAACATTTTGCATGACATCAGCTTTGAAGCCAAACCGGGTGAGATGATTGCCCTTGTGGGTCCGACCGGAGCGGGGAAAACAACATTAATTCAGCTATTATCCCGTTTCTACGATCCGACAGGTGGCACATTAACGGTAGATGGACGCGATATGACCACCATTCGGCGTGAGAATCTGCGGTCACATATGGCATTTGTATTACAGGATTCATTTCTGTTTCAGGGCACGATTCGGGAAAATATTCGGTTTGGCCGTCTGGACGCAACGGATGAAGAGGTGGAAGCAGCCTCCCGGCTGGCGAATGCCCATTCCTTCATTGTGCGAATGAAGGATGGATACGACAAAGTGCTCCAGGCCGATGGGAGCGGCATTAGTCAGGGGCAGAAGCAATTACTCGCCATTGCCCGGGCAATCTTGGCAGATCCATCCATACTCGTACTGGACGAGGCGACGAGCAGTATTGATACTGTTACGGAGATTAAAATCCAGGAAGGGTTGCAACGTCTGATGCAAGGCCGTACCAGCTTTGTCATTGCCCACAGGCTGAACACGATCCGTCAGGCCGACCGGATTCTGGTGCTGAAGGATGGGCATCTACTGGAGCAAGGATCGCATGATGCGTTGCTCGAACAAGGCGGTTTCTACAGCGAGCTGTATTACAGTCAGCTGCGTAAAAAGGCGCAATAG
- a CDS encoding ABC transporter ATP-binding protein encodes MIKLLYYLKKYRVAAIAALVMMLIELAVELAQPYLISKIIDNGIQQGDLSVVWLWGGVLVASAVVAFAAGIASSFFASHASLGFGYDLREKLYEKVQTFSYAVFNRFATSSLITRLTGDVTQVQDTVFMSLRFMTRVPLVVIGSMIMAVIVNPRLGLLLVVMVPVLLIVVVWMIKKAALLFRNVQRRLDAVNGVIQENLTGIRLIRVFVRMSHEIERFAGFSGKLMKGTISALRLTETTMPFMLLMMNVCIIAVLWFGRVDIASGNATVGEVVAVINYLLRTIGAMSALSWILVTFSRASASAQRLNEVFNTEDTSETEQHKAVSASVPSAGSMRSSHFPQSVYPAKKQRAVQGAVEFRSVGFSYPNSEITVLDNITFTAKAGERIAIMGATGSGKSSLVQLIPRLYTEDQGKIRIDGADASELDLAMLRGAIGYVPQEVVLFTGSIRENIAWGQEDATLEEIVEAAKRAQIHETIENLPNGYDTLLGQRGVNLSGGQKQRLSIARALVRRPRILILDDSTSALDVATEGRLLDALEELSCTTFIITQKISSTTSADLILLLDDGQLIGQGKHEDLMESSELYRRIHESQYGEGAQHVQSIH; translated from the coding sequence ATGATCAAGCTGTTGTACTACTTGAAGAAGTACCGAGTTGCCGCGATTGCAGCCCTGGTCATGATGTTAATTGAGCTTGCGGTGGAGCTGGCTCAGCCTTATCTGATCTCCAAGATCATCGATAACGGAATTCAGCAGGGAGACTTATCTGTCGTCTGGTTGTGGGGCGGTGTGCTGGTTGCTAGTGCTGTTGTGGCTTTTGCTGCCGGAATTGCGAGTTCGTTCTTTGCATCCCATGCAAGTCTGGGGTTTGGATACGATCTGCGGGAGAAGTTGTATGAGAAAGTGCAAACGTTCTCTTATGCCGTCTTTAACCGGTTTGCGACATCGTCCCTGATTACCCGATTAACGGGGGATGTGACCCAGGTTCAGGACACGGTCTTCATGAGTCTGCGCTTCATGACACGTGTGCCCCTGGTGGTGATTGGTAGCATGATTATGGCAGTAATCGTGAACCCGAGGTTGGGTCTGCTGCTGGTTGTCATGGTGCCTGTACTGCTCATTGTTGTAGTGTGGATGATCAAAAAGGCAGCGCTGCTGTTCCGCAATGTGCAGCGCAGACTGGATGCCGTCAATGGAGTCATCCAGGAGAATCTGACAGGCATTCGGCTGATCCGTGTCTTCGTACGGATGAGCCATGAGATTGAACGCTTTGCCGGATTCAGCGGCAAGCTGATGAAAGGCACAATCTCCGCGCTGCGCCTGACGGAGACCACGATGCCGTTCATGCTGCTGATGATGAACGTTTGTATCATCGCCGTGTTATGGTTTGGACGAGTCGACATTGCCTCCGGTAATGCAACCGTGGGTGAAGTGGTCGCCGTCATTAACTACCTGCTTCGCACAATTGGTGCCATGTCTGCGTTGTCATGGATTCTGGTGACGTTCTCCAGAGCAAGCGCTTCGGCGCAACGGCTGAATGAAGTGTTTAATACGGAGGATACATCGGAGACTGAACAGCATAAGGCAGTATCAGCGTCTGTACCATCTGCTGGATCTATGAGATCTTCGCATTTTCCGCAATCTGTATACCCGGCGAAGAAACAGCGCGCTGTGCAGGGAGCGGTTGAATTCCGCAGTGTAGGCTTCAGTTATCCGAATAGTGAAATTACAGTACTGGATAACATCACATTCACGGCAAAAGCGGGGGAGCGCATTGCCATTATGGGAGCAACTGGCTCAGGCAAATCCTCGCTGGTACAGCTCATTCCGCGGTTATACACAGAGGATCAAGGAAAGATACGGATTGATGGTGCTGATGCATCAGAGCTGGATCTGGCCATGCTGCGTGGTGCGATTGGTTATGTGCCTCAGGAGGTTGTCCTGTTTACCGGTTCCATACGGGAGAATATTGCCTGGGGTCAGGAAGATGCTACCTTGGAGGAGATCGTGGAAGCCGCGAAACGCGCGCAGATCCATGAAACAATTGAGAATTTACCAAACGGTTATGATACATTGCTGGGTCAACGGGGAGTGAATCTCTCCGGTGGACAGAAGCAGCGACTTTCCATTGCACGAGCACTGGTACGTAGACCAAGAATTCTGATTCTGGACGATAGCACAAGTGCGCTGGATGTGGCTACAGAAGGCAGACTGCTCGATGCGCTGGAGGAATTGTCGTGTACCACGTTTATCATCACCCAGAAGATCAGTTCAACCACTTCGGCGGACCTTATTCTGCTGCTTGATGATGGACAACTCATTGGGCAAGGAAAACATGAAGACCTGATGGAGTCGTCAGAGCTGTATCGTCGAATCCATGAATCACAATACGGGGAGGGTGCACAGCATGTTCAAAGCATTCATTGA
- a CDS encoding toxic anion resistance protein: MATEWAQLKQEDEQRINQEATQLIQKVSQSDPAHLDTLMDDIGKLGVKTQERAGQTLKLLDRPVNELMSGNRAEVSNMILKLRDECESLQQSKNVSFVGKLLRKSPLKNYVYRYQSVRTNIDAIINGLRDGKDNLEESIVNMRQLKRSSIQEIYNLQTKISFGNQLKALFETEIAKPENENRKAHLERGLRKVVTRTQSMTEMIMLYNQAIAATDIINDNNDKLIDSVNNAIDKTANLITVSAMIAMALNDQEKVISAVEATNKTIEDQFKENARLLKTTTEKTNELLSKPAMSLEAVNQAMGDLMSALDLSEQSNRRIIESCNDYTNKMTTLNAKMSDRLGLEGPKAAAIPEKNKPDSSALGSFLD; encoded by the coding sequence ATGGCAACGGAATGGGCTCAGTTGAAGCAGGAAGATGAGCAACGGATTAACCAGGAAGCAACGCAGCTTATTCAGAAAGTGTCCCAAAGTGATCCGGCTCACCTGGATACCTTAATGGATGATATCGGCAAGTTGGGTGTGAAAACACAAGAGAGAGCAGGACAAACCCTCAAGCTGCTTGATCGTCCAGTCAATGAACTGATGTCGGGGAATCGGGCTGAGGTATCGAACATGATCCTGAAGCTCCGTGATGAATGTGAGAGTCTGCAGCAGAGTAAAAATGTGAGTTTTGTCGGGAAGTTGTTACGTAAAAGCCCGCTGAAAAACTACGTGTACCGTTATCAATCCGTTCGCACGAACATTGATGCCATCATTAACGGGTTGCGGGACGGCAAGGACAACCTGGAAGAAAGCATCGTGAATATGCGTCAGTTGAAACGTTCTTCCATTCAGGAGATCTACAATCTGCAGACCAAAATTTCCTTCGGTAATCAATTGAAAGCATTGTTTGAAACCGAGATCGCCAAGCCTGAGAACGAGAATCGCAAAGCACATCTGGAGCGTGGGTTGCGCAAAGTGGTAACACGTACCCAATCCATGACAGAGATGATCATGCTGTACAATCAGGCGATTGCAGCTACCGACATCATTAATGATAACAATGACAAGCTGATTGATTCAGTGAATAACGCCATTGATAAAACAGCGAATCTGATCACCGTTTCGGCCATGATTGCGATGGCACTTAATGATCAGGAGAAGGTCATTTCTGCTGTGGAAGCTACGAATAAGACAATTGAAGATCAATTCAAGGAGAACGCCAGATTGTTGAAGACAACAACAGAGAAAACGAATGAACTGTTGTCCAAACCAGCCATGTCCCTTGAAGCAGTCAATCAGGCGATGGGTGATCTGATGTCTGCGCTGGATCTGTCCGAGCAGTCTAATCGCCGGATCATCGAGAGCTGTAATGACTATACCAACAAGATGACAACACTTAACGCTAAAATGAGCGATCGACTGGGTCTGGAAGGGCCGAAGGCTGCTGCCATTCCGGAGAAAAATAAACCGGATTCCAGTGCATTAGGATCTTTCCTGGATTAG
- a CDS encoding ATP-grasp domain-containing protein: MKKMKIYFNRWFSVTYHYMNAIRDNEDGMEFEIYGTHPDPGHMALQGCDVAEVEPRVTGREYVDFCLDFCRRHQIDVFIPRWNMLDISRHISLFEEIGTRVIVCSDTELLEQLMEKDRFYESVREKGIMEIPDYFTVSNAAQFQQAYEALRARGHDVCFKPCNGEGGMGFRVINNERDPLQELFGYALNSISYEDALRAFSSAPSFQNVMVMEVLEGYEYSIDCLSDRNGKLITAIPRRKERGRLRLLEENEELLAIARNVAEVYRIPYNFNIQMKYRKDTPKLLEINPRMSGGLHMSCLSGVNFPYLAVKSALGHDIGPLHPKFGILGSHIEQPFIIDVQKVSGVHHV, encoded by the coding sequence ATGAAAAAAATGAAGATTTACTTCAACCGTTGGTTCTCTGTAACGTACCATTATATGAATGCGATTCGGGACAATGAGGACGGTATGGAATTTGAGATCTACGGTACTCATCCTGATCCGGGACATATGGCATTACAGGGCTGTGATGTTGCGGAAGTTGAACCACGTGTAACGGGCCGGGAGTATGTTGATTTTTGCCTGGACTTTTGCCGTCGTCATCAGATTGATGTGTTTATTCCACGCTGGAACATGCTGGACATCAGCAGACATATCTCCCTATTCGAAGAGATCGGTACACGGGTTATCGTATGCTCGGATACGGAATTGCTGGAACAATTGATGGAGAAAGACCGGTTCTATGAATCGGTGCGTGAGAAAGGCATTATGGAGATTCCGGATTATTTCACGGTCAGTAATGCTGCACAATTCCAGCAAGCCTATGAGGCGCTGCGTGCACGTGGACATGATGTATGTTTCAAACCATGTAATGGTGAGGGCGGCATGGGATTCCGGGTGATCAACAATGAACGTGATCCGTTGCAGGAGTTGTTTGGGTATGCACTTAACTCGATTTCATATGAAGATGCCCTGCGTGCGTTCTCTTCTGCTCCGTCCTTTCAAAATGTCATGGTGATGGAGGTACTGGAAGGATATGAATACAGCATTGATTGTCTTTCGGATCGCAATGGGAAACTTATAACGGCTATTCCGCGTAGAAAAGAAAGAGGACGTTTGCGCTTGCTCGAAGAAAACGAGGAATTGCTGGCGATTGCCCGCAATGTGGCAGAGGTATATCGGATTCCTTATAATTTTAATATTCAGATGAAATATCGCAAGGATACACCGAAGCTGCTGGAGATTAATCCGCGTATGTCGGGTGGGTTGCACATGTCTTGTCTGTCGGGCGTGAACTTCCCGTATCTGGCGGTCAAGTCTGCACTTGGCCATGATATTGGACCACTTCATCCGAAGTTTGGCATACTGGGAAGTCATATCGAACAGCCATTTATAATCGACGTTCAGAAGGTAAGCGGAGTACACCACGTCTAG
- a CDS encoding HAD family hydrolase gives MIYASDLDQTLVYSRRALRIPEDTPGLVPAEWINGKLSAFMSAYALERLQSLPQDIVFMPVTTRTVEQYRRIHIFQNECIPKYAVTSNGGNIIVDGQVDDEWNLHIRSLLRQQAAAPEEILDLFDDVLSPEWVINQRLCDELFFALLIERDKLPMERIAEKIRVLETLGWESSIQGRKLYLVPSAVNKRAAVEHIRQRIGDVPVIASGDSLLDRCLLDFAQHAIAPSHGELHVERQRAPELVPYQFTEQFGAFAADEILDYVHRIHNDQQTQIDHAEIRETV, from the coding sequence ATGATCTACGCAAGTGATCTGGACCAGACGCTGGTGTACTCCCGTCGTGCGCTCCGCATTCCCGAAGATACACCGGGACTTGTTCCCGCAGAGTGGATTAACGGCAAGTTGTCCGCTTTTATGTCAGCATATGCACTGGAGCGATTGCAGTCATTGCCACAGGACATTGTATTTATGCCTGTGACGACACGTACCGTGGAGCAGTACCGGCGCATTCATATTTTTCAGAACGAATGTATTCCGAAATATGCGGTGACGAGTAATGGTGGCAACATTATTGTTGACGGTCAGGTAGACGATGAATGGAACTTGCATATTCGTTCTTTGCTTCGTCAGCAGGCAGCTGCTCCTGAAGAGATCCTGGATTTATTTGACGATGTACTGAGCCCGGAGTGGGTGATTAATCAGCGATTGTGTGATGAGCTGTTCTTTGCATTACTGATCGAACGTGACAAGCTTCCGATGGAGCGTATTGCGGAAAAGATTCGGGTGTTAGAGACGCTGGGATGGGAGAGTTCAATCCAGGGTCGGAAGCTCTATCTGGTGCCTTCAGCCGTGAACAAAAGAGCTGCAGTGGAGCACATTAGGCAACGCATTGGCGATGTGCCTGTGATTGCTTCGGGCGATTCCTTGCTGGATCGCTGTTTGCTGGACTTTGCGCAGCATGCCATTGCTCCGTCCCACGGAGAGTTACATGTGGAGAGACAGCGTGCACCTGAGCTGGTGCCGTATCAATTTACGGAACAATTCGGTGCTTTTGCAGCAGATGAGATTCTCGATTACGTCCACCGTATTCATAACGATCAACAGACCCAGATAGACCATGCCGAGATAAGGGAGACCGTATAA
- a CDS encoding cysteine protease StiP family protein, translating to MNLTTLELIRQREIPSPEPMGSYAASDVVFLLKDISHVDLEKGTGEREQAIQSGVHYSEMLPVEYQPTAEYIELFHQTLEQSAARIARHTAIVAEKIVERRGLNLVLVSLARAGTPVGILIKRYIELKYKVSIPHYSISIIRGKGMDENAILYILQQHGLETAIQFVDGWTGKGAIRKVLKESCDQMERTYGVSLDDDLAVLADPGQCSGTFGTREDYLIPSACLNSTVSGLVSRTVLRDDLIGPEDFHGAKWYREWSSSDVSTQYVDTIAQHFPQMMDQVEIRSEDNGTDTSEITWKGWQDIEAIQQSFGITNINLIKPGIGETTRVLLRRVPWKILVDRLDNPDLQHIMMLARDRNVPVEVYPGLTYSCCGIIQSLGGGGE from the coding sequence ATGAACTTAACTACACTGGAGCTAATCAGACAACGTGAGATTCCGTCTCCCGAACCGATGGGCAGTTATGCTGCATCCGACGTTGTTTTCCTATTGAAGGATATCAGCCATGTGGATCTGGAAAAGGGAACGGGTGAACGGGAGCAAGCGATCCAATCCGGGGTTCATTATTCGGAGATGCTGCCCGTGGAATATCAGCCCACAGCAGAATACATCGAGCTGTTCCATCAGACGCTGGAACAATCCGCTGCAAGAATCGCGCGTCATACCGCTATTGTGGCTGAGAAGATTGTAGAGCGCAGGGGACTGAATCTCGTGCTGGTATCTCTGGCTCGAGCCGGAACACCTGTGGGCATCCTGATCAAGCGTTATATTGAATTGAAATACAAGGTATCGATTCCGCATTATAGCATTTCAATTATTCGTGGCAAGGGTATGGACGAGAACGCAATTTTATATATTTTACAGCAGCATGGGCTGGAAACAGCCATTCAGTTTGTAGATGGTTGGACAGGAAAAGGGGCCATTCGCAAAGTGCTGAAAGAGTCCTGTGACCAAATGGAACGGACTTATGGTGTGAGCCTCGATGATGATCTTGCCGTGTTGGCCGATCCGGGGCAATGCTCAGGCACCTTTGGGACGAGGGAAGATTATCTCATTCCTAGCGCTTGTCTGAATTCCACTGTCTCTGGACTGGTGAGTCGTACAGTACTTCGCGATGATCTGATTGGGCCGGAAGATTTTCACGGGGCCAAATGGTATCGTGAATGGTCCTCTTCAGATGTTTCGACCCAATATGTGGATACCATCGCTCAGCATTTTCCGCAGATGATGGACCAAGTGGAGATTCGCTCGGAGGACAATGGTACCGATACTTCGGAAATCACCTGGAAAGGCTGGCAGGATATCGAGGCCATCCAGCAATCCTTTGGCATTACGAACATTAATCTGATCAAACCTGGAATCGGAGAAACAACCCGAGTGTTATTGCGACGGGTCCCCTGGAAGATTCTTGTGGACCGTCTGGATAATCCGGATTTGCAACATATCATGATGCTCGCCAGAGACAGAAATGTGCCGGTTGAGGTATATCCGGGACTAACCTATTCCTGTTGCGGCATTATTCAATCCCTAGGAGGTGGAGGAGAATGA
- a CDS encoding phosphoribosyltransferase family protein gives MAARINKKRSFLFVSKLLGKHIPVNPYTSLLSGAALAVLLYEHLTEETEETKVQITEWKREMVEGLIDPQQARQVYNMLLQESLSLPETIRFVGFAETATALGHSMYEMFADQASYIHTTREYVPAMHPDIQFEEEHSHAMAHRCYALDHEAFAGEGPIVLVDDEITTGKTTLNIIRDIQARYPRKQYVIASLLDWRTEADELRFAELEAELGITITPLSLLKGRIEVVGTPQLEPTQQDEQLSRPAVTLQTSTVADAFHQLHATSEDGEGKRSTASYVQHTGRFGMQSRHNGVLREEISRIAERLRSQRTGERTLVMGTGEFMYIPMRIAAEMGEGVLYQSTTRSPIHTHPAPEYAVRSGAGYASPEDASVRNFIYNIAPGQYDEIFVLLERQMSEERMEPMLKVLEQLGCGHIHIVYCGLPEKTGDNEQ, from the coding sequence ATGGCTGCACGCATCAATAAGAAACGTTCATTTCTGTTTGTAAGCAAACTGCTGGGCAAGCACATCCCGGTTAACCCGTATACCTCGCTTCTGAGTGGCGCGGCATTGGCTGTTCTGTTATATGAGCACCTGACTGAGGAGACGGAAGAGACGAAAGTTCAGATCACCGAGTGGAAACGGGAAATGGTCGAGGGGCTGATTGATCCCCAACAAGCCCGGCAAGTGTACAACATGCTGTTGCAAGAAAGCTTGAGTTTGCCGGAAACGATTCGTTTTGTTGGTTTTGCCGAGACAGCGACAGCGCTGGGTCACAGCATGTACGAGATGTTTGCTGATCAAGCTTCCTATATTCACACCACTCGCGAATATGTTCCAGCGATGCATCCAGATATTCAATTTGAAGAAGAACATTCCCACGCGATGGCTCATCGTTGTTATGCGCTGGATCATGAAGCCTTTGCAGGAGAGGGCCCGATTGTTCTGGTGGACGACGAGATTACGACGGGCAAAACGACGTTGAATATCATTCGGGATATTCAGGCCAGATACCCCCGGAAGCAGTATGTGATTGCTTCACTGTTGGACTGGCGTACGGAAGCGGACGAACTTCGGTTTGCCGAACTGGAAGCTGAATTGGGAATTACCATTACACCGTTAAGCCTGTTGAAGGGCCGCATTGAAGTGGTGGGTACTCCACAGTTGGAACCAACACAGCAAGATGAGCAGCTATCCCGTCCTGCCGTAACGCTTCAAACCTCTACCGTTGCAGATGCCTTCCATCAGCTTCATGCCACTTCGGAGGATGGTGAAGGTAAACGTAGCACAGCGAGCTATGTTCAGCATACGGGCAGGTTTGGTATGCAATCCCGACATAATGGGGTATTACGTGAGGAGATTAGCCGGATTGCAGAACGACTTCGGTCGCAGCGTACGGGAGAACGGACATTAGTGATGGGAACAGGGGAGTTCATGTACATTCCGATGCGTATTGCTGCCGAGATGGGAGAAGGCGTGTTGTATCAATCCACTACCCGCAGTCCAATCCATACACATCCGGCTCCAGAATATGCTGTTCGTAGTGGTGCCGGATATGCCTCACCGGAAGACGCATCCGTTCGTAACTTTATCTATAACATCGCCCCGGGACAATATGACGAGATTTTTGTTCTGCTGGAGAGACAGATGTCCGAAGAGCGAATGGAACCGATGTTGAAGGTACTGGAGCAGTTGGGATGCGGACACATTCATATTGTATATTGCGGCTTGCCAGAGAAGACAGGGGACAACGAGCAATGA
- a CDS encoding HpcH/HpaI aldolase/citrate lyase family protein, which yields MKYFNFLSLEEEDTLFFSSPVSFNHRTSKDLLAYAVGAALYMPATRAHIADDIMNGKHEGLTTIIIDLEDAVGDDQVEFAEQCLVQHLTQLMTYMETGMLSQDQMPLLFARVRSPQQLERLIDTLGELVSMLTGVALPKFCVGNGRAYFDQIRKYNQRKPDHYPVLYGMPILETASIIYRETRWETLLGLRNILDDNVEYVLNVRIGATDFSSLFGLRRSPELTIYDIATIRDCISDIINLFGRMDKPYVISGPVWEYFSQRERVFKPQLRQTPFEETLGKSGLHLRMKYITNTMDGLMREVMMDKENGIVGKTIIHPSHIKPVQAMYVVTHEEYSDAQDIIARNDGSLGVFKSNYYNKMNEIKPHLSWANRILIRSQIYGVLHEQQHFVGLLPKHEQQHNYVPNS from the coding sequence CTGAAATATTTTAACTTTTTGAGTCTGGAAGAAGAAGATACTTTATTTTTCTCTTCACCCGTCTCGTTCAATCACCGGACTTCCAAAGATCTACTGGCATATGCTGTTGGGGCTGCTCTATATATGCCCGCGACGCGCGCACATATCGCGGACGACATTATGAATGGTAAACATGAAGGTCTGACGACCATTATTATTGATCTGGAGGACGCTGTGGGTGACGACCAAGTAGAGTTTGCCGAGCAGTGTCTGGTACAGCATCTAACTCAACTGATGACTTATATGGAGACAGGCATGCTGAGTCAGGATCAAATGCCTCTTCTGTTTGCTCGTGTACGTTCACCACAACAGTTGGAACGTCTCATTGATACGTTGGGAGAACTGGTGTCCATGCTGACAGGCGTGGCTTTGCCCAAGTTTTGCGTGGGGAATGGAAGGGCCTATTTTGACCAGATTCGCAAGTATAATCAACGGAAACCGGATCATTATCCCGTTCTCTATGGAATGCCTATATTGGAAACGGCTTCAATTATATATCGGGAGACACGTTGGGAGACCTTACTGGGCCTTCGTAACATCCTCGATGATAATGTTGAATATGTGCTCAATGTACGCATTGGTGCGACCGATTTCTCCAGCTTGTTTGGACTACGCCGAAGCCCGGAATTGACCATATACGATATCGCCACGATCCGTGACTGCATCTCGGATATTATCAATCTGTTTGGACGAATGGACAAGCCGTATGTGATCTCAGGTCCTGTCTGGGAATATTTCAGTCAGCGGGAGCGCGTGTTCAAACCTCAATTACGACAGACTCCATTCGAAGAAACCCTGGGCAAATCAGGGCTGCATCTGAGAATGAAATATATTACGAACACAATGGATGGATTGATGCGTGAAGTCATGATGGACAAGGAAAATGGAATTGTAGGCAAAACGATCATTCATCCTTCTCATATTAAACCCGTACAAGCGATGTACGTTGTTACACATGAGGAATATTCCGATGCCCAAGACATCATCGCCCGTAATGACGGTAGCCTGGGTGTGTTCAAAAGTAATTACTATAACAAAATGAATGAGATTAAACCACACTTGAGCTGGGCGAATCGAATTCTAATCCGATCACAAATATATGGGGTGTTACATGAACAGCAGCATTTTGTCGGGCTCTTGCCCAAGCACGAACAACAACATAACTACGTTCCCAATTCTTGA